In Streptomyces canus, one DNA window encodes the following:
- a CDS encoding AAA family ATPase: protein MIVERAYAHLSSYDESAWPWSVPCVRQLLDEGLRFTAPVTFLVGENGSGKSTLVEALAEGFGLDSYGGSHDWRYASSRGKSALGERMRFDAASRGRRMATSWSARKGFFLRAETARDALGREGFSPDSVSHGEGFLAAFRHKFLHIGLYVLDEPEAALSFSSCLELIGHIDRLAKEGGQIICATHSPLLTALPGADIIEVGEHGIRRVAWQELAIVDHWRRYLADPQAYLRHIVEP, encoded by the coding sequence GTGATTGTCGAACGTGCGTATGCCCATCTCTCCTCGTACGACGAGAGTGCTTGGCCCTGGTCGGTGCCTTGTGTCCGGCAGCTGCTCGACGAAGGGCTGCGCTTCACCGCGCCGGTGACTTTTCTGGTCGGTGAGAACGGTTCGGGGAAGTCCACTCTGGTCGAGGCGCTGGCGGAGGGGTTCGGTCTGGACTCCTACGGCGGTTCCCACGACTGGCGCTACGCCTCCTCGCGTGGCAAGTCAGCGCTCGGCGAGCGGATGAGATTCGATGCGGCCTCGCGCGGGCGCCGCATGGCCACCAGCTGGTCGGCCCGCAAGGGCTTCTTCCTGCGGGCCGAGACCGCACGGGACGCCCTGGGCAGGGAGGGGTTCTCACCGGACTCGGTCAGCCATGGCGAGGGCTTTCTCGCGGCGTTCCGCCACAAGTTCCTGCACATTGGGCTGTATGTTCTCGACGAGCCGGAGGCGGCGCTCTCCTTCTCCTCGTGCCTTGAGCTGATCGGGCACATCGACCGGCTGGCCAAGGAGGGGGGCCAGATCATCTGTGCCACGCACTCACCCTTGCTGACCGCTCTGCCTGGCGCGGACATCATCGAGGTCGGCGAGCACGGCATACGCAGGGTCGCCTGGCAGGAGCTCGCCATCGTGGACCACTGGCGCCGCTATCTCGCCGACCCGCAGGCCTATTTGCGGCACATCGTCGAACCGTAG
- a CDS encoding IS5 family transposase (programmed frameshift), with amino-acid sequence MVERLVPDELWELFQRVVPEAPSRPQGGGRRRHGDREVLAAIVFVATSGCTWQQLPAASFGPSGATAHRRFAEWTKARVWAKLHRLVLDELGARGDLDWSRCAIDSVNMRALKKGDLTGPNPVDRGKCGSKIHLITERTGLPLSVGISGANVHDSQALIPLVKGIPPIRSRPGPRRRKPGKLHADKGYDYRHLRRWLSQRGIQHRIARKGVEISQRLGRHRWTIERTMAWLAGCRRLHRCYERKAEHFLAFTSLACTLICYRRLKTTPIAAP; translated from the exons ATCGTTGAGCGGCTGGTGCCGGATGAACTGTGGGAGCTGTTCCAGCGGGTGGTACCGGAGGCGCCGTCGCGGCCACAGGGTGGCGGCCGGCGTCGCCACGGCGACCGCGAGGTTCTGGCCGCGATCGTGTTCGTGGCGACCTCGGGCTGTACGTGGCAGCAGTTGCCTGCGGCGTCGTTCGGGCCGTCCGGTGCGACGGCCCACCGCCGGTTCGCCGAGTGGACGAAGGCCCGGGTGTGGGCCAAGCTCCACCGCCTGGTCCTCGACGAACTCGGTGCCCGCGGCGACCTGGACTGGTCCCGGTGCGCGATCGACTCGGTGAATATGCGGGCCCTCAAAA AGGGGGACCTGACAGGTCCGAATCCTGTCGACCGGGGCAAGTGCGGCTCGAAGATCCATCTGATCACCGAGCGGACCGGTCTGCCCCTGTCCGTCGGCATCTCCGGCGCCAACGTCCACGACAGCCAGGCCCTGATCCCGCTCGTGAAGGGCATCCCCCCGATCCGGTCCCGCCCAGGACCCCGCCGGCGCAAGCCCGGCAAGCTCCACGCCGACAAGGGCTACGACTACCGCCACCTGCGGCGATGGCTGTCACAGCGAGGCATCCAGCACCGCATCGCCCGCAAGGGCGTCGAGATCTCACAGCGCCTGGGCCGACACCGCTGGACGATAGAACGGACCATGGCCTGGCTTGCCGGCTGCCGCCGACTCCACCGCTGCTACGAACGCAAGGCCGAGCACTTCCTCGCCTTCACCAGCCTCGCCTGCACCCTCATCTGCTACCGCCGACTCAAGACAACTCCGATAGCTGCGCCATGA
- a CDS encoding ester cyclase, translating to MLDSWIRLWNGDYGQAAGIISPRFHVHAALLDGGDGSSVRGADGLVDMVRQIRAPFPDLRFSVEVGPLIDGQYASLRWTATGTYAGGFPGAKAEPGTVVTFTGNDTLRVKSGKFVEYWLNADTLSLVAQLQVT from the coding sequence ATGCTGGATTCGTGGATCCGGCTCTGGAACGGCGACTACGGGCAGGCCGCGGGCATCATCTCGCCCCGCTTCCATGTCCACGCCGCGCTGCTCGACGGCGGTGACGGCAGCTCCGTACGAGGAGCAGACGGTCTGGTGGACATGGTCCGCCAGATACGCGCGCCTTTCCCGGACCTGCGTTTCAGTGTTGAAGTCGGTCCACTGATCGACGGTCAGTACGCGTCCCTGCGCTGGACGGCGACCGGTACCTACGCGGGCGGATTTCCCGGCGCCAAGGCTGAACCCGGGACTGTGGTCACGTTCACCGGCAATGACACGCTTCGTGTGAAGAGTGGCAAGTTCGTGGAGTACTGGCTCAACGCCGACACCTTGAGCCTGGTCGCCCAACTCCAGGTCACCTGA
- a CDS encoding IS701 family transposase — translation MGGDLADVRLWAGELDALHERFVHRFNREEPRQSALAYMRGLVAPLQRKNGWTLAEEAGHAGPDRIHRLLNRIEWDADEVLNDVRDYVVEHLGDRDAVLIVDDTGFLKKGIRSAGVQRQYSGTAGRTENSQIGVFLAYATGRGRTLIDRRLYLPTSWTDDRDRCRRAGIDDHVAFETKVAMAKAMVRRAITDRIPFGWVTADAAYGYSKGWRFELEQADVFHVMATTRHDTVVTRWSIDHPVHGLFPGLPRQKWKRRSCGEGAHGRRIYDWARVEVRPWHREDRRHWVLARRSVSRPEEISYYIAYCPADTTLDELIRIAGSRWAVEECFQTAKQECGLDDYQVRRYPGWHRHMTLAMATHACLTVLRARQLDTDKAETDPPSSSISASPRSDV, via the coding sequence ATGGGTGGGGACCTTGCTGATGTCAGGCTGTGGGCGGGTGAACTGGACGCTCTGCATGAGCGGTTCGTGCACAGGTTCAACCGGGAGGAGCCACGTCAGTCGGCGCTGGCTTACATGCGGGGCCTGGTCGCTCCGCTGCAGCGCAAGAACGGCTGGACGCTGGCGGAGGAGGCCGGACACGCCGGTCCCGATCGCATCCACCGACTGCTGAACCGGATCGAGTGGGACGCCGACGAGGTCCTGAACGACGTACGCGACTACGTCGTGGAACACCTCGGAGACCGGGATGCCGTCCTGATCGTCGACGACACCGGCTTTCTCAAGAAGGGCATCCGCTCGGCCGGTGTGCAAAGGCAGTACTCCGGAACCGCCGGCCGCACCGAGAACAGCCAGATCGGTGTGTTCCTCGCCTACGCCACCGGCCGCGGACGCACGTTGATAGACCGCCGTCTGTATCTGCCCACGTCCTGGACGGACGACCGGGACCGCTGCCGGCGGGCCGGCATCGACGACCACGTCGCCTTCGAGACGAAGGTGGCCATGGCCAAGGCGATGGTCCGCCGGGCCATCACCGACCGGATCCCTTTCGGATGGGTGACGGCGGACGCCGCCTACGGCTACAGCAAGGGCTGGCGCTTCGAGCTCGAGCAGGCGGACGTCTTCCACGTCATGGCCACCACCCGGCACGACACCGTCGTCACCCGCTGGTCCATCGACCACCCCGTCCACGGCCTGTTCCCCGGCCTGCCCCGGCAGAAATGGAAACGCCGTTCCTGCGGCGAGGGAGCCCATGGCCGGCGGATCTACGACTGGGCCCGCGTCGAAGTGAGGCCCTGGCACCGCGAGGACCGCCGGCACTGGGTCCTCGCCCGCCGCAGCGTGAGCAGGCCCGAGGAGATCTCCTACTACATCGCCTACTGTCCCGCCGACACCACCCTGGACGAGCTGATCCGCATCGCGGGCAGCCGCTGGGCCGTCGAGGAATGCTTCCAGACCGCCAAGCAGGAGTGCGGCCTGGACGACTACCAGGTCCGCCGCTACCCCGGCTGGCACCGTCACATGACCCTGGCCATGGCCACCCACGCCTGCCTGACCGTCCTGCGAGCCCGACAGCTGGACACCGACAAAGCAGAAACGGATCCTCCCAGCTCATCCATCTCAGCCTCGCCGAGATCAGACGTCTGA